From the Toxoplasma gondii ME49 chromosome VIIa, whole genome shotgun sequence genome, one window contains:
- the AP2VIIA1 gene encoding AP2 domain transcription factor AP2VIIa-1 (encoded by transcript TGME49_280470) has translation MPANLFGTPLSDTYSVWNTWQPTQSMGGSRYRFLQPNLPWKLVPQYFCLNEKETILKVHCPDMDISGTDTLFSGTPRGGEDSTTDAVRKLLKNDSEFPASCSATGEEFHFGRSADDCTEPHGPAFSAQTTLPTSRSAVVGGDREDHPEALSTVRSLLEKMSGDPHRQEASEEVPAASIRSPADETTKHMRDSRMLNVDDQHLELRDEPTHERPAALSSSTPASRRPSGGVLDEIEDAMIAEEAKCESTSGSSVQPPGGQQLLVELGEMFRRKQELPFDVQLLAAALEPTKNDVDVTSRGSFERRTPADSREYYTQGSCADPQGPLPNRGEECCSRQENSQEGGLENVCFDPTVNGDDMLPRRRSHASCSQHTAPENELQSGLEILLQAGAVSGNSTEGLDSSGSTRSEASVSDYSPSPSCELPGNLCPSPIQEAHLERDGVPKESEAAADTEVDSAGDRPCADHESAEHQHTPPTEAGIRGHQLQDVGAPTEARAEDNKKLNAEPLDYHAMHRALPKVTGVRFQAQRNRFVAEWYEQGRTRMAYFPVKLYGFERARHLAIRCREEVLQMKNAKRGAYGETPASQPPTTRRRNGAVDGESVNEENPALKRRRVGGNIANPCLSRQGGPGFDSSLLPVRSRTFPAPASANHRELLAVGKDIRRGFSNEERRASALRWNEGGQVDSAADMSLHAVHGHSLLDLSTEYNVMGFEGVSEEAEEQRASAVEHDSLHELLKGSRLTATSREDFSAAARSSAEPFVSRQTHRSPKSEGLTSRLNSVNYGRRQSRDSALKGEGLVESRRADWEMSSLLSTSPERSLSWTQESNQRPSRNMHERQQRNGMTLHANSSSCSSASAGLGVDPNVLLTLLLGTETSREKQATVEHALQSLTGSLEQPFASARGMGRQRVQHVAESGEDDSSLASEPEFSRLPNLGPEDVATSSRRSVRRVPYSKSTAHFEAPTESACSEAKVLDESLLLAKAAVSVILTDLLEKCIPRLITMGKESTDETALQLRRGFLTSVVMQAWRAVQDAQRIDQLYPLLAVCRRTIVAGELPSSSSFLCNSSSVDWRRRGR, from the exons ATGCCGGCTAACTTATTTGGAACTCCTCTTTCTGATACCTACTCCGTCTGGAACACTTGGCAGCCGACCCAGTCCATGGGTGGTTCGCGTTACCGGTTCCTGCAGCCGAACCTTCCTTGGAAGCTCGTACCTCAATATTTTTGTCTGAATGAA AAAGAGACAATTCTTAAGGTCCACTGCCCAGACATGGATATATCAGGAACAGACACTCTGTTCTCGGGGACCCCGCGTGGCGGTGAGGATTCGACTACAGACGCGGTGAGGAAGCTCTTGAAAAATGACTCAGAATTCCCAGCGTCTTGCAGTGCTACAGGGGAAGAATTCCATTTCGGTCGTTCAGCAGACGACTGCACAGAACCTCACGGACCAGCATTCTCTGCACAGACCACGCTACCAACATCTCGTTCTGCGGTCGTTGGAGGCGACCGTGAAGACCATCCAGAAGCGTTGTCCACCGTCAGATCGCTGTTGGAGAAGATGAGTGGCGACCCGCATCGGCAAGAGGCATCTGAGGAAGTCCCGGCGGCGTCCATCCGGTCGCCAGCTGACGAGACAACGAAACACATGAGAGACAGTCGGATGCTGAACGTGGACGACCAACACTTGGAGCTTCGAGATGAACCTACGCATGAGCGTCCAGCTGCACTAAGCAGCTCTACACCAGCGTCCCGACGCCCTTCTGGAGGTGTTCTGGACGAAATTGAAGACGCGATGATCGCTGAAGAGGCGAAGTGCGAGTCCACATCCGGATCCTCTGTGCAGCCCCCCGGTGGTCAGCAGTTACTGGTGGAGCTCGGGGAAATGTTTCGCCGAAAGCAAGAGCTGCCATTCGATGTTCAGCTCCTCGCCGCGGCACTTGAGCCTACCAAGAACGACGTGGATGTAACAAGCCGCGGTTCTTTCGAACGGAGGACTCCAGCAGACAGTCGGGAATATTATACGCAAGGCTCCTGCGCTGATCCCCAGGGACCCTTGCCCAATAGAGGCGAGGAGTGTTGCAGTCGACAAGAGAACTCCCAAGAAGGAGGCCTGGAAAATGTATGCTTCGATCCGACAGTGAATGGCGACGACATGTTGCCACGACGTCGGAGCCACGCTTCCTGTTCGCAGCACACCGCACCGGAGAACGAGCTTCAGTCCGGCCTCGAGATTCTTTTGCAAGCTGGCGCCGTGTCTGGCAACAGCACAGAGGGACTCgacagcagcggcagcaCGCGATCTGAAGCGTCCGTCTCAGACTACTCGCCCTCACCGTCCTGCGAACTTCCTGGGAACCTGTGTCCCTCTCCGATACAGGAAGCCCATCTGGAACGAGACGGCGTGCCCAAGGAGAGTGAGGCTGCTGCAGATACAGAAGTCGACAGTGCTGGAGACCGGCCTTGCGCTGACCACGAAAGTGCTGAGCACCAACACACTCCTCCAACGGAGGCTGGAATCAGAGGACACCAACTGCAAGATGTCGGGGCGCCGACCGAGGCTCGAGCAGAGGACAATAAGAAGCTGAACGCGGAGCCTCTGGACTACCACGCCATGCATCGCGCGCTGCCCAAAGTCACTGGTGTACGCTTTCAGGCTCAGCGCAACCGCTTCGTCGCGGAGTGGTACGAACAAGGTCGCACAAGAATGGCGTACTTCCCTGTGAAACTCTATGGATTCGAGCGCGCAAGGCACTTGGCGATTCGGTGCCGGGAG GAGGTTCTCCAAATGAAAAACGCCAAGCGTGGCGCCTACGGGGAGACTCCGGCGTCGCAGCCGCCTACCACTCGGCGAAGGAATGGTGCGGTTGATGGAGAAAGCGTGAATGAAGAGAACCCAGCGTTGAAACGTCGACGCGTAGGCGGAAACATTGCAAACCCCTGTTTAAGTAGACAAGGCGGACCGGGTTTTGATTCTTCGTTGCTGCCTGTTCGCTCGCGGACGTTCCCTGCCCCGGCATCAGCAAACCATCGTGAGCTTCTTGCCGTGGGAAAGGACATTCGTAGGGGATTCTCTAATGAGGAGCGCCGCGCGTCGGCCTTGCGGTGGAACGAAGGCGGCCAGGTAGACTCAGCAGCAGACATGAGCCTCCACGCCGTGCACGGACATTCTCTCCTCGATCTCAGCACCGAATACAACGTCATGGGTTTTGAAGGTGTcagcgaggaagccgaggaacAGCGTGCCAGTGCAGTCGAACACGACAGCTTGCACGAGCTCCTCAAAGGCTCTAGGCTGACAGCAACATCCAGAGAAGACTTCTCGGCAGCAGCTCGCTCCTCTGCAGAGCCTTTTGTCTCGAGACAG ACTCACAGATCCCCGAAAAGCGAAGGCTTGACGTCGCGACTGAACTCAGTAAACTACGGTCGGCGGCAGTCTCGTGATTCTGCTCTGAAGGGGGAGGGTCTCGTCGAAAGCAGACGCGCTGACTGGGAAATGTCGTCGCTGCTTTCAACATCACCCGAGAGGTCGTTGTCCTGGACACAAGAATCGAACCAGCGTCCATCGCGAAACATGCACGAGCGACAGCAACGAAATGGAATGACGCTTCACGCGAACAGCTCTAGCTGCAGTTCCGCTAGCGCCGGTCTGGGTGTTGACCCCAATGTCTTGCTGACACTCCTTCTCGGAACAGAGACGAGCCGGGAGAAACAGGCCACCGTCGAACACGCACTGCAGTCGTTGACAGGCAGCCTTGAGCAGCCTTTTGCTAGCGCTCGCGGCATGGGAAGACAGCGGGTGCAGCACGTTGCAGAATCTGGAGAGGATGATTCTTCACTGGCTTCCGAACCGGAGTTCTCGAGACTACCGAATCTCGGACCAGAGGACGTGGCAACGTCTAGCAGGCGGAGCGTCCGGCGAGTGCCGTATTCGAAGTCGACTGCCCACTTCGAGGCCCCCACTGAGAGCGCCTGCTCGGAAGCAAAAGTCTTAGACGAAAGTTTGCTTCTAGCTAAGGCAGCAGTCAGCGTCATCTTGACCGACCTGCTTGAGAAGTGCATTCCACGGTTAATAACCATGGGGAAGGAAAGCACAGATGAAACTGCCCTGCAGCTTCGCCGCGGTTTCCTGACATCCGTGGTGATGCAGGCTTGGCGGGCCGTGCAGGACGCTCAGCGTATCGACCAGCTCTACCCGCTTCTGGCGGTCTGTCGACGCACTATTGTCGCCGGAGAGCTTCCCAGCTCCTCGAGTTTTCTGTGCAACTCTTCGAGCGTGGATTGGCGGCGACGAGGCCGGTAA
- a CDS encoding hypothetical protein (encoded by transcript TGME49_280465), giving the protein MWTNKQPTRRLPSYVCHYLFYLTSETGTPIFTACPLEGGVIPFRKEGNFSTRTSRRSPRTFRSQHTVAVRDAALRTTGLSSPRRSNFVRLCAVSGVEVGKRRQAQSSGDGRFRFSADKLQPDGFRASSTEQEAAA; this is encoded by the exons ATGTGGACGAATAAGCAACCGACTCGTAGGCTGCCCAGTTACGTGTGCCACTATTTATTCTATCTGACCTCAGAAACAGGTACGCCGATCTTCACTGCCTGTCCACTTGAGGGTGGAGTAATCCCATTTCGGAAGGAGGGAAATTTCTCC ACTCGAACTTCCCGGCGTTCTCCCCGGACTTTCCGCAGTCAACACACAGTTGCAGTGCGTGACGCGGCGCTGCGCACAACTG GTCTCTCGTCGCCTCGCCGCTCTAATTTTGTACGCCTTTGCGCGGTAAGCGGAGTTGAGGTTGGAAAGCGGCGACAAGCTCAGTCGAGCGGAGACGGGAGATTCCGATTTAGCGCCGACAAGCTTCAGCCGGACGGTTTCCGCGCCAGTTCCACAGAGCAGGAAGCTGCAGCATGA
- the AP2VIIA2 gene encoding AP2 domain transcription factor AP2VIIa-2 (encoded by transcript TGME49_280460), producing the protein MIVDAMEMCEREDDGFCHETGEPVQSVRRPDDSNGPRAASDLVAEEWLKSSSSHGFFLGYNSVETSTASCTGTEQGISLEYEAPRSPARPPRLRRYMDADDERGISGERILDDGNAPCQDRYGLAEVPRTSRENASLQEHLDIPGRNSSGQLKAVARSHFFRACGEAAKSALPEATLHLLTGDSSLLQDGCGQDAVDSHREVAETNLEEIHLWPQQTGNHGSRFTSEGPESIETAFRKTESDFHLSRNGDGVDSTGSTRSEDSGCESPLSPSLTSSAALTAPPQHGCTSLRSSSGRGKERIGLDAGSRGKMSETDSTRSANGKQRTCGQPSNSVQADSGPVLSRRRRQEGNGRGSSSVDTNSADYYAMHKILPKVTGVRFQAQRNRFVAEWYDRGRTRMAYFPVKLYGFEQARNLAIRCREEVLQLKLAKRNNRGDDSSNAMSPRSDENGSARLRTLEVGTLARKRRRLDSSISSASTRSWRHTVGPVTSPPFQSPILSDVPSSPVAAVNSGSVKETHYASDVSIVQSLRSIDSDPLKHESTASPRQSINPFKKHCLPMLLKQQQERVTLEKAHDGGRAASVVAVEAILRELLKRVVVDAVVDEHHEMCNTYPDGSSLGFEGQKRATSPVGFRSPLSSEITKLLNPAPHDRQSRENDTEVFLSLLQEAVVSTESSSEGESLPTWSDAKQAHILNCSGLGRSTSATSVYGQRIGYAQREPISAFGEHSGNSSREDLRRSTRTSGGPLKNVDWCVEPSSFNKKGVAEVHELGESRSHQSGNFFRIARTAFSTTVCGNGMPDGEGHLTDDLPASEPSASRGPTVDVCRSPDSEAAHEEKLSLLKAAVGLINDMVDGCKCGTRGCNKEHQTHVTSTRFQQGIGASGDAWRPIEEAQTSDKQHLLNAIRVAIAARQHPGWWPM; encoded by the exons ATGATAGTGGATGCCATGGAAATGTGCGAGCGGGAGGACGATGGCTTTTGCCacgagacaggagaaccGGTCCAATCTGTTCGAAGACCGGATGATAGCAATGGGCCGCGCGCTGCTTCAGACCTCGTAGCAGAGGAATGGCTAAAATCGTCCTCGTCGCATGGTTTTTTTCTAGGTTACAACTCAGTGGAGACGTCGACCGCATCGTGCACAGGGACGGAACAGGGAATTAGCCTAGAGTATGAAGCGCCACGCTCACCCGCAAGACCGCCGAGACTCCGTCGATACATGGACGCAGATGACGAACGTGGAATTTCAGGGGAGCGCATTCTCGACGATGGGAATGCCCCTTGCCAGGACAGATATGGTCTTGCTGAAGTTCCGCGCACCAGCCGTGAGAATGCTTCTCTCCAGGAGCATCTGGACATCCCTGGACGGAACTCTAGTGGTCAGCTGAAGGCAGTGGCAAGATCACATTTCTTCCGCGCATGCGGTGAAGCAGCTAAGAGCGCGCTTCCCGAAGCAACCCTTCATCTATTAACAGGGGACAGCAGCCTGCTGCAGGACGGATGTGGCCAGGATGCCGTCGACTCTCATCGAGAGGTTGCGGAAACCAATTTGGAGGAGATACATCTGTGGCCTCAACAAACAGGCAACCATGGTTCCCGGTTCACGAGCGAGGGTCCGGAGAGCATCGAAACTGCTTTCCGCAAGACTGAGAGTGACTTCCACCTGTCCAGAAATGGTGACGGAGTTGATAGTACAGGAAGCACGCGGTCAGAGGATTCGGGTTGTGAATCGCCATTGTCACCGTCGTTGACATCGTCAGCGGCTCTCACGGCTCCGCCACAACATGGTTGCACATCGCTGCGCAGCAGCTCTGGAAGGGGCAAGGAACGGATCGGGCTAGATGCAGGATCCAGGGGAAAGATGAGCGAAACAGACAGCACCCGGTCAGCAAATGGAAAACAACGCACATGTGGCCAGCCGTCCAACAGTGTGCAAGCTGACAGTGGCCCTGTACTGTCACGCAGGCGTCGTCAGGAGGGGAACGGAAGAGGGAGTTCATCAGTTGACACCAACTCTGCGGACTACTACGCAATGCATAAAATTCTTCCCAAGGTGACTGGGGTTCGTTTCCAGGCGCAGAGAaaccgttttgtggcggaGTGGTACGACCGCGGTCGAACCAGGATGGCATATTTTCCCGTCAAGCTTTACGGATTCGAGCAAGCAAGGAATCTGGCCATCCGATGCAGAGAG GAAGTACTCCAGCTCAAACTTGCGAAGAGGAACAACAGAGGCGACGACTCAAGCAACGCCATGTCCCCGAGAAGTGACGAGAACGGTTCTGCACGTCTAAGGACGTTGGAGGTTGGTACGCTTGCGAGGAAACGCCGTCGCCTCGACAGCAGCATATCCTCAGCCTCTACACGTTCTTGGCGACATACAGTTGGCCCTGTCACTTCACCACCTTTCCAGTCTCCCATCCTTTCCGATgtgccgtcttctcctgtAGCGGCAGTCAACAGTGGGTCTGTTAAGGAAACACACTATGCTTCAGACGTTAGCATTGTACAGTCGCTTCGGTCTATCGATTCGGACCCTCTGAAACACGAGTCAACTGCCTCACCAAGACAGTCGATCAACCCTTTCAAGAAGCACTGTCTGCCCATGCTGTTGAAACAACAGCAGGAGAGGGTGACGCTTGAGAAGGCGCAcgacggaggaagagcggcaaGCGTTGTCGCCGTGGAGGCCATTCTACGCGAATTACTCAAAAGAGTTGTCGTAGATGCAGTCGTTGACGAGCACCACGAGATGTGCAACACCTATCCTGATGGCAGCTCATTGGGCTTCGAGGGTCAGAAG AGAGCGACCTCGCCTGTCGGCTTCCGCTCGCCGCTCTCGTCGGAGATTACAAAACTTCTTAATCCGGCACCCCACGATCGACAGTCGAGAGAAAATGACACTGaggtgtttctctctctactcCAGGAAGCAGTAGTATCGACAGAGTCCTCTTCAGAAGGGGAATCCCTACCGACGTGGTCAGATGCAAAGCAGGCACACATCTTGAATTGTTCTGGTTTGGGGCGTAGTACGAGTGCGACGAGTGTATACGGCCAGCGAATTGGCTACGCACAGAGGGAACCTATCTCTGCATTCGGCGAGCATAGTGGGAACAGCAGTCGTGAGGATCTACGCCGCTCTACACGAACAAGTGGAGGACCGCTCAAGAATGTAGATTGGTGCGTCGAGCCGTCTAGCTTCAATAAAAAAGGGGTGGCTGAGGTACATGAGTTAGGAGAATCGAGAAGCCACCAAAGCGGTAATTTTTTTCGGATTGCTCGTACTGCATTCTCGACAACAGTTTGTGGAAACGGGATGCCTGATGGTGAGGGCCATTTGACGGACGATCTGCCTGCATCAGAGCCGTCCGCCAGTCGCGGCCCCACGGTTGATGTGTGTAGATCACCGGATTCTGAAGCGGCCCACGAAGAAAAACTGTCGCTACTCAAGGCGGCAGTGGGTCTTATAAACGACATGGTAGATGGGTGCAAATGTGGAACTCGTGGCTGCAATAAAGAACACCAAACACACGTGACTTCAACTCGGTTTCAACAAGGTATAGGTGCATCGGGCGATGCCTGGAGACCCATCGAAGAAGCCCAAACTAGCGACAAGCAACATCTGTTAAATGCCATTCGTGTAGCCATTGCAGCGAGACAGCACCCGGGGTGGTGGCCGATGTAG
- a CDS encoding hypothetical protein (encoded by transcript TGME49_280450), producing MRAWPRSGASRGEAESRPIPGWEAHEKFAGEQSREESEPSFPRRVAAACAGSCRPVVSEEHRDRPPRFPTFSPPPSLAQLLLLSPADEERGTASPFAGKTREREERHGEDEFHAHADERRGALGEDPGKAIRRESGPERDAKKRRRGSHLEFFLSPKCHKGKEKRNDSKGGLEAVGDSQLHAQATASSNARIGLPESSNRKKVGKVASNAVLGGSTRRPLLTTSSLFFCSPVSEMKRSAWGTRRTGDHDACSAPMPGLRGGASRTSGVSAIAHHDAVLENSQAMSSDVGTGDFREHQARVDLCCVQEGGVHRRRQADSEAQAGEGGLEAHREETIGVRTDSVEPRGSDPDRNTQVHATAGWSRSRGEAVLAARGGRPLVKPRDRMDEIDERERAGDAGETFLVSGRHTVESLCGVEKTGETKALLGLCSENRPREGPNNDETQWRSTGKRRQEWGCDSRNLSQSNNALTTSVSRHSGEPRKTRMRLLASAVVRGTHASHVSRREACEATQPRQFLASLWGSPRSNLGSGSFSPISQESRGGRRDPSENRANLKAPRFDSPRNEVTSVSRSGEAEARTESQCSREGCTKTDDRHGLPSRLLSSSLSPWTPSMTRDAENTKVEPSAVASLRKHRSILFRIVGGRVVRSGFSFPGSRRIAPRSQHREAPSSASSTSQARGVGAREPGGRTDLQSEEQLTNLGSSCASSERAGASLGTQTKDEKEHWAMGRFEDVLLRLAADSRLSLRALQRQFYGTPYGIESCQREKRPEETGKEREDADGRKDDTGMSEEAQAVEQHSEAAHARRQRGVASACWCEEGSGECEQGEALRDSLRAFLRRRRLARAAKSKRTLLALDQLGSFEISVPSSSVRVQSGKKDESICSCGEGRSLNNVEHRENGRLSEFTLLDSFGDPVPLDLSFGSAVSPFHETRLCPETLQERLVASQLWEPSFTALQIGPTEQDEERLLKLWDEDCRKRKERHRQPDASMQAHMSRATGRQCAAGVTGGRVHCRPTVPLVDPQTQEGTEADTAKESPSFEVCLPQTKRFSLTGGSCLLASAEDEARRPGSEKVRPVLSELSGGEASSLVMHLCFWAACRVMMAHGPRVSAKALLTEGVARILSVLPVTLRALGKLHSAMNLILTAGGYDRVMEKKEDVGWRVTTRGDSDSVAYGMVEDCLDRSTFCSLMKTNEEHADTGHSTGRETTGLHGNCETDKSQPKLAQMRKKEAPSKNTLDGTCSAGSPLTSESGTVEEVREMNQRSREVSDVANTDESQTKGVISLMRLCLGGFQTHLRRVHRRRVCGRSSLPRVEAKRQKTTATLPSQSGRNLAFQCRRAQQMQPLGTGKLCQTKARKPRACTGEWKPNAGTDRSYKARCQIEQRCQTLRLVLRSLLEETIHPAGLPCDKQDDVTRSESGVSQWNSNPASFPYGRLSLRELLRRLFAPLQHVSTSRSCSV from the coding sequence ATGCGTGCGTGGCCGCGATCTGGAGCCTCCCGTGGAGAGGCTGAGTCGCGACCGATTCCTGGGTGGGAGGCTCATGAGAAGTTTGCCGGAGAGCAatccagagaagaaagtgagCCGTCTTTTCCTCGGAGAgtcgccgctgcatgcgccggctCTTGTCGTCCGGTGGTCTCAGAAGAACACCGCGACCGCCCCCCTCGTTTCCCCACTTTCTCCCCGCCGCCCTCGCTAGCTCAACTCTTGCTACTCTCAccggcagacgaagaaagaggaacggcGAGTCCATTTGCTGGcaaaacgagggagagagaagagcggcatggcgaagacgagttccacgcgcatgcagacgagagaagaggtgCACTTGGAGAGGACCCAGGCAAGGCCATCAGACGAGAGTCGGGTCCCGAGAGAGatgcgaagaagcgccgCCGAGGAAGTCATCTCGAGTTCTTTCTTTCACCGAAATGCCacaaaggaaaggagaagcgaaacgacTCAAAGGGTGGACTGGAGGCTGTGGGGGACTCCCAGCTGCACGCACAGGCGACAGCGAGCAGCAACGCGAGGATCGGACTCCCGGAGTCTtcgaacagaaagaaagtcGGGAAGGTCGCGAGCAACGCAGTCCTGGGAGGCTCAACAAGGAGACCTCTCCTCACCACTTCgagtctgtttttctgctcgCCGGTCTCCGAAATGAAGCGGTCTGCCTGGGGGACGAGGCGGACTGGCGACCACGACGCCTGCAGCGCTCCCATGCCCGGCCTTCGTGGAGGCGCTTCGCGCACATCAGGCGTCTCTGCGATTGCTCACCACGATGCGGTCCTCGAAAACTCGCAGGCCATGTCGTCCGATGTTGGCACGGGAGATTTCCGAGAGCACCAGGCCCGTGTCGATCTGTGCTGCGTGCAGGAGGGCGGAGTTCACCGAAGGCGGCAAGCAGATAGCGAGGCGCAGGCTGGGGAGGGTGGGCTGGAGGCGCACAGGGAAGAAACAATTGGGGTGAGAACGGACAGCGTAGAGCCTCGCGGAAGTGATCCTGACAGAAATACGcaggtgcatgcaacagCTGGCTGGTCGAGATCTCGGGGAGAAGCGGTGCTAGCTGCGCGAGGTGGACGCCCCTTGGTCAAACCCCGAGACAGAATGGATGAGATCGACGAACGCGAGcgagcaggagacgcaggcgagacTTTTCTCGTCTCAGGGAGGCATACAGTGGAATCTCTGTGCGGCGTAGAAAAGACCGGGGAAACGAAGGCACTGTTGGGACTGTGTTCGGAAAACCGCCCACGAGAAGGACCGAATAATGATGAAACACAATGGAGGAGCACCGGGAAACGGCGCCAAGAGTGGGGGTGTGACAGCCGGAACCTGTCTCAGTCAAACAACGCTCTAACGACTAGCGTTTCACGTCACTCGGGCGAACCTCGAAAAACGCGAATGCGGCTCCTTGCCTCCGCTGTCGTGCGTGGAACGCATGCCTCACACGTTTCTCGCCGCGAGGCGTGTGAAGCGACTCAGCCTCGCCAGTTTCTCGCGTCGTTGTGGGGGTCGCCGCGTTCCAATTTAGGCTCTGGCAGTTTTTCTCCTATCTCTCAGGAGAGCAggggaggacgcagagacccCTCAGAAAATCGTGCCAATCTGAAAGCGCCTCGTTTCGACAGCCCTCGAAACGAGGTcacttctgtctcgcgcagtggagaagcagaagcgaggacAGAGTCTCAGTGTTCACGCGAAGGCTGCACGAAGACTGACGACCGCCACGGCCTTCCCTCgcgccttctgtcttcttctctatcTCCGTGGACTCCTTCCATGACTCGGGATGCAGAAAATACGAAGGTGGAACCGAGTGCGGTGGCTAGTCTCAGAAAACACCGCTCCATTCTTTTCCGCATTGTCGGCGGTCGTGTCGTGAGAAGcggcttttcttttccggGATCCAGACGCATCGCGCCGCGGTCGCAGCACCGAGAAGCGCCATCAAGTGCCTCGTCTACCTCTCAGGCGAGGGGCGTCGGCGCAAGGGAGCCAGGCGGGAGGACGGACCTGCAGAGTGAGGAGCAGCTTACAAACCTGGGAAGCAGCTGTGCGTCTAGTGAACGCGCAGGAGCTTCCCTGGGGACTCAAACGAAGGACGAAAAGGAGCACTGGGCAATGGGCAGATTTGAAGAcgtgcttctgcgtctggctGCAGATTCACGGCTCTCGCTCCGAGCGCTTCAGCGGCAGTTCTACGGGACGCCGTACGGCATCGAAAGCTGTCAGCGGGAGAAGCGGCCGGAAGAGACCgggaaagaaagggaagatgcagacggaagaaaagacgacaCTGGCATGTCTGAAGAAGCCCAGGCGGTAGAACAACACTCTGAAGCCGCTCATGCGAGAAGGCAGCGTGGCGTTGCTTCTGCGTGTTGGTGCGAGGAAGGCTCAGGAGAGTGTGAGCAAGGCGAGGCACTGAGAGACAGTCTGAGAGCCTTTTTGAGACGGCGCCGACTCGCGCGAGCGGCAAAGTCGAAGAGAACTTTGCTGGCTCTCGACCAGCTGGGCTCTTTCGAAATCTCCGTTCCGTCTTCGAGCGTTCGAGTGCaaagtggaaagaaagacgaaagcaTCTGTTCCTGTGGTGAAGGACGCTCTTTGAATAATGTAGAGCATAGAGAGAATGGACGCCTTTCCGAGTTCACTCTCTTGGACTCATTTGGGGACCCTGTGCCTCTTGACCTCAGTTTCGGGTCAGCCGTTTCTCCATTTCATGAAACTCGACTCTGCCCAGAAACGCTACAGGAACGGCTTGTCGCCTCGCAACTCTGGGAGCCGAGCTTCACGGCGCTGCAGATAGGTCCGACAGAGCAGGATGAAGAACGCCTTCTTAAACTGTGGGATGAAGACTgtagaaaacgaaaagagagacaccggcaACCCGACGCGTCCATGCAAGCCCACATGTCGCGAGCAACAGGCCGCCAGTGTGCAGCAGGCGTCACCGGAGGCCGCGTGCACTGTCGTCCGACAGTTCCCTTGGTGGATCCGCAGACTCAAGAGGGAACTGAGGCCGACACAGCAAAAGAATCTCCGAGTTTCGAGGTTTGCTTGCCGCAGACAAAACGCTTTTCGTTGACAGGGGGAAGTTGCCTCTTAGCGTCAGCCGAGGACGAAGCCCGGCGTCCTGGAAGTGAAAAAGTGCGTCCGGTCCTGTCCGAATTGTCCGGTGGAGAGGCGTCTTCACTTGTCATGCATCTCTGTTTCTGGGCTGCATGCCGAGTGATGATGGCTCATGGTCCCAGAGTGTCTGCGAAGGCTTTGCTCACTGAGGGCGTCGCCAGAATCTTGTCGGTTCTGCCGGTGACGTTGCGAGCTCTCGGTAAGTTACACTCGGCAATGAATTTGATACTTACTGCCGGCGGCTACGACAGAgtgatggagaagaaagaagatgtAGGATGGCGCGTAACCACACGAGGTGACAGCGATTCAGTCGCCTACGGGATGGTAGAGGACTGCCTTGACAGAAGTACGTTTTGCTCGTTGATGAAGACAAACGAAGAGCACGCAGACACAGGACATTCCACAGGCAGGGAAACGACCGGACTACATGGTAACTGCGAGACGGACAAAAGCCAGCCAAAACTGGCCCAGATGCGCAAGAAGGAAGCGCCTTCTAAGAACACTCTTGACGGGACTTGTTCAGCAGGGTCGCCACTCACGAGCGAAAGTGGTACCGTAGAAGAGGTTCGGGAAATGAATCAACGATCGCGAGAAGTCAGCGACGTTGCCAATACAGATGAGAGTCAGACAAAGGGCGTCATATCGTTGATGCGCCTTTGCCTAGGTGGCTTTCAGACACATCTGCGGCGCGTTCACCGTCGACGCGTCTGTGGTAGAAGCAGTCTTCCCCGAGTCGAAgcaaagcgacagaagaccACGGCAACTCTTCCGTCACAGTCAGGACGAAACTTAGCCTTTCAGTGTAGGCGTGCACAACAAATGCAGCCGCTTGGAACGGGCAAGCTTTGTCAAACCAAGGCGCGGAAGCCGCGGGCGTGCACTGGGGAATGGAAGCCAAACGCAGGCACGGATAGATCCTATAAGGCAAGATGTCAGATTGAGCAGCGGTGTCAGACGCTTCGCTTGGTCTTGCGGTCATTGCTAGAAGAAACAATCCACCCAGCAGGCCTGCCGTGTGACAAACAGGACGACGTAACTCGCTCCGAATCTGGCGTCTCACAGTGGAATTCGAATCCCGCATCGTTCCCATATGGCCGACTTTCTCTGCGCGAGCTGCTGCGTCGCTTGTTTGCTCCTCTCCAGCATGTGTCTACGAGTCGGAGCTGTAGTGTTTGA